The following are encoded together in the Tepidiforma bonchosmolovskayae genome:
- the gatA gene encoding Asp-tRNA(Asn)/Glu-tRNA(Gln) amidotransferase subunit GatA, translated as MSDLWKLTAHEAHEGLRRREFTSVELTESVLERVARVEPTINAYITLTAELALEQAREADAKLAAGTATPLTGIPVGVKDLIITKGVRTTAGSKMLENFIPPYDSHVYENLRRAGAVMIGKCNMDEFAMGSSTEHSAFGPTRNPWNPELVPGGSSGGSAAAVAAGECLVALGSDTGGSIRQPAALCGQVGLDPTYGRVSRYGIIAFGSSLDQVGPIGRDVEDVATMLDCIGGHDPRDSTTNPEPMPDLRHYLGRDIRGIRIGVPKEYFISGMEPGVAARIEEALALFESLGAVVDREVSLPSTEHALAVYYIIAPSEASANLARYDGVKYGFSDRSAPTMWENMEQTRAKGFGNEVKRRIMLGTYALSAGYYDAYYLKAQKVRTIISREFAEAFEKYDVLVTPTSPTVAFPLGAKVDDPFAMYLNDIYTLPASVAGLPAISVPCGFSDGLPVGMQIIGNFFDEGRILQVAHAFEQASGYRNLLAPMQ; from the coding sequence ATGAGCGACCTGTGGAAGCTCACGGCCCATGAAGCGCACGAAGGCCTGCGCCGGCGGGAGTTCACGAGCGTGGAGCTGACGGAGTCGGTGCTGGAGCGGGTGGCCCGGGTCGAGCCGACCATCAACGCGTACATCACGCTCACCGCTGAGCTTGCGCTCGAGCAGGCGCGGGAAGCAGATGCAAAGCTGGCAGCAGGGACCGCCACCCCCCTCACGGGCATCCCGGTGGGGGTGAAGGACCTGATCATCACCAAAGGGGTGCGGACGACGGCGGGTTCGAAGATGCTCGAAAACTTCATCCCGCCATATGACAGCCACGTCTACGAGAACTTACGGCGGGCCGGCGCGGTGATGATCGGCAAGTGCAACATGGACGAGTTCGCAATGGGCTCGTCGACCGAACACTCCGCCTTCGGGCCAACGCGCAACCCGTGGAACCCGGAACTGGTGCCCGGCGGCTCGTCCGGGGGGTCGGCAGCCGCGGTGGCAGCCGGCGAATGCCTTGTCGCGCTCGGGAGCGACACAGGCGGGTCGATTCGGCAGCCGGCGGCGCTCTGCGGGCAGGTGGGGCTGGACCCGACCTACGGCCGCGTCAGCCGCTACGGGATCATCGCGTTCGGGAGTTCGCTCGACCAGGTCGGGCCGATTGGGCGGGACGTTGAGGATGTGGCGACGATGCTCGACTGCATCGGGGGCCACGACCCGCGCGACAGCACGACCAACCCGGAGCCGATGCCGGACCTCCGCCACTACCTCGGCCGGGATATCCGGGGCATCCGCATTGGGGTGCCGAAGGAGTACTTCATCAGCGGGATGGAGCCCGGGGTCGCTGCGCGGATCGAGGAGGCGCTGGCGCTTTTCGAATCGCTCGGCGCGGTTGTCGACCGGGAGGTTTCGCTGCCGAGCACCGAGCATGCCCTTGCCGTGTACTACATCATCGCCCCGAGCGAGGCGTCGGCGAACCTGGCGCGGTACGACGGGGTGAAGTACGGATTCAGCGACCGCTCAGCGCCGACGATGTGGGAGAACATGGAGCAGACCCGCGCGAAGGGCTTCGGCAACGAGGTGAAGCGGCGCATCATGCTCGGCACCTACGCGCTCAGTGCGGGGTACTACGACGCGTACTACCTGAAGGCGCAGAAGGTGCGGACGATCATCAGCCGGGAGTTCGCAGAAGCGTTCGAGAAGTACGACGTGCTGGTGACGCCGACGTCTCCGACCGTCGCCTTCCCGCTCGGCGCCAAGGTGGACGACCCGTTCGCGATGTACCTCAACGATATCTACACCCTGCCGGCTTCGGTGGCGGGTCTGCCAGCGATCAGCGTGCCGTGCGGGTTCAGCGACGGGCTCCCGGTCGGGATGCAGATTATCGGCAACTTTTTCGATGAAGGCCGCATTCTCCAGGTGGCGCACGCCTTTGAGCAGGCGTCGGGCTACCGGAACCTGCTCGCGCCGATGCAGTGA
- a CDS encoding restriction endonuclease, protein MAAIAAGATAGALDAGGLGWLGWSLAGLGLVVVLYGVARRAERRASLRTLEGLRGLPPGAFEERVAQWLRRAGWKVEVVGRPGDGGVDLVARKGRAVAAVQCKRLAAGGTVGAGVVRELYGAAVAAGATAAVLVTTGRVSQAARQWAAERDGEPKLVLLDGEAAAAAARAGRLRL, encoded by the coding sequence GTGGCAGCCATCGCTGCGGGTGCAACGGCGGGAGCCCTCGACGCGGGCGGCCTCGGCTGGCTCGGGTGGAGCCTTGCCGGACTCGGGCTGGTGGTTGTGCTGTACGGCGTTGCCCGCCGGGCGGAGCGGCGCGCCTCGTTGCGGACGCTGGAGGGCCTGCGCGGGCTGCCCCCAGGGGCCTTCGAAGAGCGCGTGGCACAGTGGCTTCGGCGGGCCGGATGGAAGGTTGAAGTCGTGGGCCGGCCCGGTGACGGCGGGGTTGACCTCGTGGCGCGGAAAGGGCGCGCCGTGGCGGCTGTCCAGTGCAAACGGCTGGCTGCCGGCGGAACGGTGGGCGCGGGGGTTGTCCGCGAACTGTACGGTGCAGCGGTGGCGGCAGGTGCGACCGCGGCGGTGCTCGTGACGACCGGCCGGGTCTCGCAGGCGGCGCGGCAGTGGGCCGCCGAGCGGGACGGCGAGCCGAAGCTGGTGCTTCTTGACGGGGAGGCTGCCGCCGCGGCCGCGCGGGCCGGGCGGTTGCGGCTGTAA
- a CDS encoding amidase, whose translation MTDPASLTIAEAARAIQRRELAPTELTRACLDRIARLNPRLNAFVLVTAERALADAARAEEELRAGIYRGPLHGIPVGLKDLYDTAGIETAAGSAVLRGRIPERDAAAATMLREAGAVLLGKTNTHEFAWGTTTNNPHTGPTRNPWDPERIPGGSSGGSGAAIAARLALGTLGTDTGGSIRIPAALCGCVGLKPTFGRVSRAGIIPMSWQFDHAGPIARTVEDAAMLLQAIAGYDPDDFATVPVPVPDYRAALVPDVRGLRIGVPRDQFFGLLDPEVLVAVEEALECFRTLGATVEDVDSGFTREQVISAWRLVNVEGRLYHAPYLEQQPEAYSEELRNILLQPPPEPLDLAAAYLDSYRIKEGVRRALQSVDLLAAPTTMRPASRIGEDPVEVEGVQLSTGAAFASLTMPFNLAGVPAISIPCGFSSEGLPIGLQLAARPFDEPTLLRAAFAYECATDWHRREPPL comes from the coding sequence ATGACCGACCCAGCCAGCCTGACCATCGCCGAGGCCGCCCGCGCCATCCAGCGCCGCGAACTCGCCCCTACCGAGCTCACCCGCGCCTGCCTCGACCGAATTGCGCGGCTCAATCCCCGGCTGAACGCCTTCGTCCTGGTGACGGCCGAGCGGGCCCTTGCCGACGCTGCCCGCGCAGAGGAAGAGCTCCGGGCCGGCATCTACCGCGGCCCGCTCCATGGCATCCCCGTCGGACTCAAAGACCTGTACGACACCGCAGGCATCGAAACGGCCGCCGGCTCGGCCGTTCTCCGCGGCCGTATCCCGGAACGCGATGCGGCCGCCGCCACCATGCTCCGCGAGGCGGGCGCGGTCCTGCTCGGGAAGACGAACACCCACGAATTCGCCTGGGGCACCACCACCAATAACCCCCACACCGGCCCGACCCGCAACCCGTGGGACCCGGAGCGCATACCGGGCGGCTCCAGCGGCGGCTCCGGGGCGGCCATCGCTGCACGGCTCGCGCTCGGCACCCTCGGGACCGACACCGGCGGGAGCATTCGCATTCCTGCCGCCCTCTGCGGCTGTGTCGGGCTCAAACCGACATTCGGCCGGGTAAGCCGGGCCGGCATCATCCCGATGTCCTGGCAGTTCGACCACGCCGGGCCCATCGCCCGGACCGTGGAGGACGCCGCGATGCTCCTCCAGGCGATCGCCGGCTACGACCCCGACGACTTCGCTACCGTCCCCGTCCCGGTGCCAGACTACCGCGCAGCCCTCGTTCCCGACGTCCGCGGCCTGCGCATCGGCGTCCCGCGCGACCAGTTCTTCGGCCTGCTCGACCCCGAAGTCCTGGTTGCCGTCGAAGAGGCCCTCGAATGCTTCCGCACCCTCGGCGCCACGGTCGAGGACGTCGACTCCGGCTTCACCCGCGAGCAGGTCATCTCCGCCTGGCGGCTCGTCAACGTCGAAGGCCGCCTCTACCACGCGCCATACCTCGAACAGCAGCCGGAGGCGTACAGCGAGGAGCTCCGGAACATCCTCCTTCAGCCGCCGCCCGAGCCCCTCGACCTCGCAGCCGCCTACCTCGACAGCTACCGCATCAAAGAAGGGGTGCGGCGCGCGCTCCAGTCGGTCGACCTCCTCGCTGCGCCGACGACCATGCGCCCGGCCTCCCGCATCGGCGAGGACCCGGTCGAGGTCGAGGGCGTCCAGCTCAGCACCGGTGCCGCCTTCGCCTCCCTGACGATGCCGTTCAACCTCGCGGGCGTGCCCGCCATCAGCATCCCCTGCGGCTTCTCCTCCGAAGGTCTTCCCATCGGCCTCCAGCTCGCCGCCCGCCCGTTCGATGAGCCCACCCTCCTCCGGGCCGCGTTCGCCTACGAGTGTGCGACCGACTGGCACCGCAGGGAGCCGCCGCTCTGA
- a CDS encoding methyltransferase regulatory domain-containing protein, which yields MPVISYDAIPYEGTAVEASHPRRLAAIGRLFGLDAPPVASARILEFGSAIGENLNAIAAGLPGAACIGIDNAPRQVEFARKVAADLGLQNVRFDLRDILEVGPELGTFDYIIAHGVYSWVEAPVRDRLLRLCRELLAPNGIAFVSYNCYPGWFLRQPLRELMVFATRNLDAPPDRLVAHARAMAEIVVRTSLDLEARLPGGPLYARVLARELDFIADRPDDYVAHEHLEPTNTPVFFADFVAHAAGAGLQYLGDAWPLRMALPDLAPGIAREFATLARGHIEREQLLDFVHGRTFRESLLCSKGIQLVRPPHPDALRGLSLRLLGDFIGPGEERFDPALPKLAHPGGILALRDPDLLEAVRYLADRRPAAVPAEELAAAVDPRRFWERTAPKLLRLFFHGGLQLEVEPASPVSRPGPQPRAFAMARHQAARDGTMPVALTHAVHEVPPLPLALLPYLDGTRDHDQLARLIVEELAPAARDDAVRAAGVSFATARVALAAALQWLARHGYLEA from the coding sequence GTGCCAGTCATCAGCTACGACGCCATCCCCTACGAGGGTACCGCCGTCGAAGCCTCCCACCCCCGGCGTCTCGCCGCGATTGGCCGGCTCTTCGGCCTCGATGCCCCGCCCGTCGCCTCTGCCCGCATCCTCGAGTTCGGTTCGGCCATCGGCGAAAACCTCAATGCCATCGCCGCCGGCCTCCCGGGCGCCGCCTGCATTGGCATCGATAACGCCCCCCGCCAGGTCGAGTTCGCCCGCAAGGTCGCCGCCGACCTCGGCCTCCAGAATGTGCGGTTCGACCTCCGCGACATCCTGGAGGTCGGCCCGGAGCTGGGAACGTTCGACTATATCATCGCCCATGGCGTCTATTCCTGGGTCGAAGCCCCGGTCCGCGACCGCCTCCTCCGCCTTTGCCGGGAACTCCTCGCGCCGAACGGCATCGCCTTCGTCAGCTACAACTGCTACCCGGGCTGGTTCCTGCGCCAGCCCCTCCGCGAGCTCATGGTCTTCGCGACTCGCAACCTCGACGCCCCGCCCGACCGTCTCGTCGCCCATGCCCGGGCCATGGCCGAGATTGTGGTCCGCACCTCCCTCGACCTCGAAGCGCGGCTCCCCGGAGGCCCCCTCTACGCCCGCGTCCTCGCCCGCGAGCTCGACTTTATCGCCGACCGACCCGATGACTATGTCGCCCACGAGCACCTCGAGCCAACGAACACTCCGGTGTTCTTCGCCGACTTCGTCGCCCATGCCGCCGGTGCCGGCCTCCAGTATCTCGGCGACGCCTGGCCGCTCCGCATGGCGCTCCCTGACCTCGCCCCCGGCATCGCCCGGGAGTTCGCAACCCTCGCACGGGGCCACATCGAGCGGGAGCAGCTCCTCGACTTCGTCCACGGGCGCACCTTCCGGGAGTCCCTGCTGTGCAGCAAGGGCATCCAGCTCGTGCGGCCCCCGCACCCCGACGCCCTTCGCGGGCTCAGTCTCCGCCTGCTCGGCGACTTCATCGGCCCCGGAGAGGAGCGGTTCGACCCCGCGTTGCCCAAGCTTGCCCACCCCGGCGGCATCCTCGCCCTGCGCGACCCCGACCTCCTCGAAGCCGTCCGCTACCTCGCCGACCGCCGCCCGGCTGCCGTCCCCGCCGAAGAGCTCGCCGCAGCGGTCGACCCGCGCCGCTTCTGGGAGCGCACCGCCCCGAAGCTGCTGAGGCTCTTCTTCCACGGCGGCCTCCAGCTCGAAGTCGAGCCTGCCAGCCCCGTTTCCCGCCCCGGTCCGCAGCCGCGGGCATTCGCCATGGCCCGCCACCAGGCCGCCCGCGACGGCACCATGCCCGTGGCCCTCACCCACGCCGTCCACGAGGTGCCGCCTCTTCCGCTCGCGCTGCTCCCTTACCTCGACGGCACCCGCGACCACGACCAGCTCGCCCGCCTCATTGTCGAAGAACTGGCCCCGGCCGCCCGGGATGACGCCGTTCGCGCCGCCGGCGTATCCTTCGCCACCGCGAGGGTCGCGCTCGCCGCCGCCCTCCAGTGGCTCGCCCGCCACGGCTACCTTGAGGCCTGA
- a CDS encoding pyridoxal phosphate-dependent aminotransferase produces MTAETGTRTSPDRYISRRMQAVPPSGIRRFFDLLSTIEDVISLGVGEPDYVTPEPFRRAAIASIERGDTHYTSNYGLLELRERLAAHIERLYGVRYDPRSEIVVTSGSSEGLDIAMRALIDPGDEVLCADPSYVAYMPVTVMAGGVFVPVPTRQEDDFRLLPGPLEAAVTPRSRVLLLGYPANPTGATMSREDLAAVAEVAERHDLAVISDELYDRMTYEGEHTCFASLPGMRERTVLLGGFSKAYAMTGWRLGWVAAPAPIAEALMKVHQYVMMSAPTASQYAAIAALDEGEAFVTEMVAEYNRRRRLIVDGFRAVGLPTFEPRGAFYAFPDIRVTGLTSLEFSELLLTEERVAVVPGSAFGACGEGHVRACYASGFEQIERALERIGRFVQRHRAG; encoded by the coding sequence ATGACCGCTGAAACCGGCACCCGAACATCCCCCGACCGGTATATCTCGCGCCGCATGCAGGCCGTTCCCCCAAGCGGCATCCGGCGGTTTTTCGACCTGCTGAGCACGATCGAGGATGTGATTTCGCTGGGCGTGGGCGAGCCCGACTACGTCACCCCGGAGCCGTTCCGGCGGGCCGCAATTGCGAGCATTGAGCGGGGCGACACGCATTACACCTCGAACTATGGCCTGCTGGAGCTGCGGGAGCGGCTCGCCGCCCACATCGAGCGGCTGTACGGCGTCCGGTACGACCCGAGGAGCGAGATTGTGGTCACGTCCGGTTCGAGCGAGGGGCTCGACATCGCAATGCGGGCCCTGATCGACCCCGGCGACGAGGTGCTCTGCGCGGACCCGAGCTACGTGGCGTACATGCCGGTCACGGTGATGGCCGGGGGAGTGTTCGTTCCGGTGCCGACGCGGCAGGAGGACGACTTCCGGCTGCTGCCGGGCCCGCTTGAAGCGGCGGTCACGCCGCGCTCGCGCGTGCTGCTGCTCGGCTACCCGGCGAACCCGACCGGGGCAACGATGTCGCGAGAGGACCTCGCCGCGGTCGCCGAAGTTGCGGAACGGCACGACCTTGCGGTGATCAGCGACGAGCTGTACGACCGGATGACCTACGAGGGCGAGCACACCTGCTTCGCCTCGCTGCCGGGGATGCGCGAGCGGACGGTGCTCCTCGGCGGGTTCAGCAAGGCGTACGCGATGACAGGGTGGCGGCTCGGATGGGTGGCGGCGCCGGCACCAATCGCCGAAGCGCTGATGAAGGTGCACCAGTACGTGATGATGTCAGCACCGACGGCGTCGCAGTACGCGGCCATTGCGGCCCTGGACGAGGGCGAGGCGTTCGTGACCGAGATGGTGGCGGAGTACAACCGGCGGCGCCGGCTGATCGTCGACGGGTTTCGGGCGGTCGGGCTCCCGACGTTCGAGCCGCGGGGCGCCTTCTATGCGTTCCCGGACATTCGGGTCACCGGGCTGACCAGCCTCGAGTTCAGCGAGCTGCTGCTGACCGAGGAGCGCGTGGCGGTGGTGCCGGGCAGTGCATTCGGGGCGTGCGGCGAAGGGCACGTGCGGGCGTGCTACGCCAGCGGCTTTGAGCAGATTGAGCGGGCGCTGGAGCGCATCGGACGGTTTGTGCAGCGGCACCGGGCGGGGTAG
- a CDS encoding cupredoxin domain-containing protein, giving the protein MRGRWGRRAWLAGTATVLLATAACGGGGSEKTEVKLENVNPNVSTPAAAAERPVQEIKVTDQGCDPANVTIKARTRVIWKWQNTSTPIAILLAGQKSPEQTTGEYQRDFDQGGVSFPYQCGPMTGRIVVE; this is encoded by the coding sequence ATGAGGGGTCGATGGGGTCGCCGGGCGTGGCTCGCAGGGACGGCGACAGTACTGCTGGCCACCGCAGCCTGCGGAGGCGGCGGCAGCGAGAAGACCGAGGTGAAACTCGAGAACGTGAATCCGAACGTCTCGACGCCCGCTGCGGCCGCCGAGCGTCCGGTCCAGGAGATCAAGGTCACCGACCAGGGCTGCGACCCGGCGAACGTGACGATCAAGGCACGGACACGGGTCATCTGGAAGTGGCAGAACACGTCAACGCCGATCGCTATCCTCCTGGCGGGGCAGAAGTCGCCGGAGCAGACGACCGGCGAGTACCAGCGCGACTTCGACCAGGGCGGGGTCAGCTTCCCCTACCAGTGCGGGCCGATGACCGGGCGCATCGTGGTCGAATAG